Proteins encoded in a region of the Pseudomonas sp. PDNC002 genome:
- a CDS encoding acetyl-CoA carboxylase biotin carboxylase subunit, whose product MLKKLLIANRGEIAVRIIRAARALGIPTVAVCSEADADSLAARQADEVRIIGPARADRSYLNAEALLQAARETGSDSIHPGYGFLSENAAFAQAVVDAGLVFVGPDAQTIRRMGDKAEARRTAMAAGVPVVPGSPGELEDIDAALRCAADVGYPLLIKASAGGGGRGIRMAQDADELRREFPIAQREAQAAFGSGAVYLERFIRQARHIEVQILGDGERAVHLFERECSLQRRRQKVFEEAPSPALDDRQRQALCTSAVRLAQSLGYRGAGTLEYLFDAHSGEFFFIEMNTRIQVEHPVSEMITGIDLVQAMLRIASGEPLVLRQEDIRLNGAALEMRINAEDPQRNFFPCPGVVESLGWPQGEGVRVDSHLYPGYRVPPYYDSLLAKIIVHGRDREEAFARARQALQETQLTGMETTLSLHRWLLADARVQAAQFDTATLETWLAERSAT is encoded by the coding sequence ATGTTGAAGAAACTACTGATCGCCAATCGTGGCGAGATCGCCGTGCGCATCATCCGCGCGGCGCGGGCCCTAGGCATTCCCACCGTCGCCGTATGCAGCGAGGCGGACGCCGATTCGCTGGCCGCACGCCAGGCCGACGAAGTACGGATCATCGGTCCGGCCCGCGCCGACCGCAGCTATCTGAACGCCGAGGCCCTGTTGCAGGCGGCGCGGGAAACCGGCTCGGACTCGATTCACCCCGGCTACGGCTTCCTCTCCGAGAACGCGGCCTTCGCCCAGGCGGTGGTCGATGCCGGGCTGGTCTTCGTTGGCCCCGATGCGCAGACCATCCGCCGCATGGGCGACAAGGCCGAGGCGCGGCGCACCGCCATGGCCGCCGGCGTGCCGGTGGTGCCGGGCTCGCCGGGCGAATTGGAGGACATCGACGCGGCGCTGCGTTGCGCCGCGGATGTGGGCTATCCGCTGCTGATCAAGGCCTCCGCCGGCGGCGGTGGGCGTGGCATCCGCATGGCCCAGGATGCCGACGAGCTGCGCCGCGAGTTTCCCATCGCCCAGCGCGAAGCGCAGGCGGCATTCGGTTCCGGTGCGGTGTACCTGGAGCGCTTCATCCGCCAGGCGCGGCATATCGAGGTGCAGATCCTCGGCGATGGTGAGCGTGCCGTGCACCTGTTCGAGCGTGAGTGCTCGCTGCAGCGGCGTCGGCAGAAAGTCTTCGAGGAGGCGCCGTCGCCAGCACTCGACGACCGCCAGCGCCAAGCGCTCTGCACCAGTGCGGTACGCCTCGCGCAGAGCCTGGGCTATCGCGGCGCGGGCACCCTGGAGTACCTGTTCGATGCACACAGCGGCGAGTTCTTCTTCATCGAGATGAACACCCGTATCCAGGTCGAGCACCCGGTCAGCGAGATGATCACCGGTATCGATCTGGTCCAGGCCATGCTGCGCATTGCCAGTGGTGAACCCCTGGTGCTACGCCAGGAGGACATCCGCTTGAACGGCGCAGCGCTGGAAATGCGTATCAACGCCGAGGACCCGCAGCGTAACTTCTTCCCCTGCCCCGGCGTGGTGGAAAGCCTGGGCTGGCCACAGGGCGAGGGCGTGCGCGTCGACAGCCACCTGTATCCCGGCTACCGCGTGCCACCGTACTACGACTCGCTGCTGGCGAAAATCATCGTCCACGGCCGTGACCGCGAAGAGGCTTTCGCCCGCGCCCGGCAGGCGTTGCAGGAGACCCAGCTGACCGGTATGGAAACCACCCTGTCGCTGCACCGCTGGCTGCTGGCCGATGCGCGCGTGCAGGCGGCGCAGTTCGATACCGCGACCCTGGAAACTTGGCTGGCCGAACGCTCGGCCACGTAG
- a CDS encoding acetyl-CoA carboxylase, producing MAEHNVQSPLPGTFYRKPTPDAPAYAEIGQRVEPGSVIGLVEVMKQFSEVLAERAGTLQAFLVEDGEPIEPGQELATIRVDA from the coding sequence ATGGCCGAACATAACGTGCAGTCGCCCTTGCCGGGCACCTTCTACCGCAAACCGACCCCAGACGCCCCGGCCTATGCCGAGATTGGCCAGCGGGTTGAGCCGGGTAGCGTGATCGGGCTGGTCGAGGTGATGAAACAGTTCTCCGAAGTGCTCGCCGAGCGCGCTGGCACCCTGCAGGCCTTCCTGGTGGAAGACGGCGAGCCGATCGAGCCGGGCCAGGAACTGGCGACCATCCGCGTCGACGCGTGA
- the bioF gene encoding 8-amino-7-oxononanoate synthase, whose translation MPFDLAARLTQRQAEDLYRRRPLLESPQGPEVVIDGQPMLAFCSNDYLGLASHPEVIAALRAGAERWGVGGGASHLVNGHCGPHHELELALAEFTGRPRALLFSTGYMANLGTVTALVGKGDSVLEDRLNHASLLDAGLLSGARFSRYLHNDAASLASRLDKAEGNTLVVTDGVFSMDGDLADLPSLCATARKQGAWVMVDDAHGFGPLGATGGGIVEHFGLGMEDVPVLVGTLGKAFGTAGAFVAGSEELIETLIQFARPYIYTTSQPPAVACATLKSLELLRAESWRRDHLNALIVRFRAGAEAIGLRLMDSPTPIQPILIGGSAQAMALSAELRQRGILVGAIRPPTVPAGTARLRVTLSASHTEAQVDRLLVVLAESWQRVSSSLLAEIDAEEGDDA comes from the coding sequence ATGCCTTTCGATCTCGCCGCCCGCCTGACCCAGCGCCAGGCGGAGGACCTCTACCGCCGCCGCCCGCTGCTGGAATCGCCGCAGGGCCCGGAGGTGGTCATCGATGGCCAGCCGATGCTGGCCTTCTGTTCCAACGATTACCTGGGCCTGGCCAGTCACCCCGAGGTGATCGCCGCGCTGCGCGCCGGTGCCGAACGCTGGGGCGTCGGCGGTGGTGCCTCGCACCTGGTCAACGGCCACTGCGGCCCGCACCACGAGCTGGAGCTGGCACTCGCGGAGTTCACCGGCCGCCCGCGCGCGCTGCTGTTTTCCACCGGCTACATGGCCAACCTCGGCACCGTCACCGCCCTCGTCGGCAAAGGTGACAGCGTGCTGGAGGACCGTCTCAACCACGCCTCGCTGCTGGACGCCGGGCTGTTGTCCGGTGCGCGCTTCTCGCGCTACCTGCACAACGACGCCGCCAGCCTGGCTTCGCGCCTGGACAAAGCCGAAGGCAACACCCTGGTGGTCACCGACGGCGTGTTCAGCATGGACGGCGATCTCGCCGACCTGCCCAGCCTTTGCGCGACGGCTCGAAAGCAGGGCGCGTGGGTGATGGTCGATGACGCCCACGGCTTTGGCCCGCTGGGCGCGACCGGCGGTGGCATCGTCGAGCACTTCGGCCTGGGCATGGAGGACGTGCCCGTGCTGGTCGGCACCCTCGGCAAGGCCTTTGGCACCGCTGGCGCCTTCGTTGCCGGTAGCGAGGAGCTGATCGAGACGCTGATCCAGTTCGCCCGCCCCTACATCTATACCACCAGCCAGCCGCCCGCCGTGGCCTGCGCCACGCTGAAAAGCCTGGAGCTGCTGCGCGCCGAAAGTTGGCGCCGTGATCATCTCAATGCCTTGATTGTGCGCTTCCGTGCTGGCGCCGAGGCCATCGGCCTGCGCCTGATGGATAGTCCGACGCCGATCCAGCCGATCCTCATCGGCGGCAGCGCCCAGGCCATGGCGTTGTCGGCCGAGCTGCGCCAGCGCGGCATCCTCGTCGGCGCGATCCGCCCGCCCACCGTGCCGGCCGGCACCGCGCGCCTGCGCGTGACCCTGTCCGCCTCGCACACCGAGGCGCAGGTCGATCGCCTGCTGGTGGTATTGGCGGAGAGTTGGCAGCGCGTGTCGTCTAGCCTTCTGGCAGAGATTGATGCCGAGGAGGGCGATGATGCGTGA
- a CDS encoding biotin-dependent carboxyltransferase family protein, which produces MSLKVLKPGLATSVQDGGREGYYHLGIPPSGALDQYALRAANLLVGNPAETALLECTLLGPQLEFQRDALVAICGAAMTPHLDGKAMPLDCAFRVSAGQVLGFDFIKAGARGYIAIDGGIDVPEVLGSRSTYGLGALGGLQGRRLQAGDELPLGTPHGKGQEGLALPRSLRIEVGGEVSLRVVTGLYHHRLTARAAEQFFADTWTVGSEADRTGYRFKGGTPLAFEPREQPFGAGSDPSNIVDACYPIGSIQVPGGLEPIILHRDAVSGGGYATIGTVISPDLNRMAQMQPNQKARFVAVTLEEALAARRRYHQQLENLNRFFLA; this is translated from the coding sequence ATGTCGCTTAAGGTGCTCAAGCCCGGCCTCGCTACCTCGGTGCAGGACGGTGGCCGCGAGGGTTACTACCACCTGGGCATTCCGCCGTCCGGTGCGCTGGACCAGTACGCGCTGCGCGCGGCCAACCTGCTGGTGGGCAATCCGGCCGAAACGGCGCTCCTCGAATGCACGTTGCTCGGCCCGCAACTGGAGTTCCAGCGCGACGCGCTGGTGGCGATCTGTGGCGCCGCCATGACGCCGCACCTGGACGGCAAGGCGATGCCGCTGGACTGCGCCTTCCGCGTGAGCGCCGGGCAGGTGCTGGGTTTCGACTTCATCAAGGCCGGTGCGCGCGGCTACATCGCCATCGACGGTGGTATCGACGTCCCCGAAGTCCTCGGTAGTCGCTCCACCTATGGCCTGGGTGCCCTCGGTGGGTTGCAGGGCCGGCGCCTGCAGGCCGGTGACGAGTTGCCGCTGGGCACGCCACACGGCAAGGGCCAGGAAGGCCTGGCGTTGCCGCGTTCGCTGCGGATCGAGGTGGGCGGCGAGGTCAGCCTGCGGGTCGTCACCGGTCTGTATCACCACCGCCTGACGGCACGGGCCGCCGAGCAGTTCTTCGCTGATACCTGGACCGTGGGCTCCGAGGCGGATCGCACCGGCTACCGCTTCAAGGGCGGCACACCGCTGGCGTTCGAGCCGCGCGAGCAGCCGTTCGGCGCCGGTTCCGATCCGTCGAACATCGTCGATGCCTGCTACCCGATCGGCTCGATCCAGGTGCCGGGCGGGTTGGAGCCGATCATCCTGCACCGCGACGCGGTATCCGGCGGCGGCTACGCCACCATCGGCACGGTGATCAGCCCGGACCTCAACCGCATGGCGCAGATGCAGCCCAACCAGAAGGCTCGCTTCGTCGCCGTTACCCTGGAGGAGGCGCTGGCGGCGCGCCGTCGCTACCACCAGCAGCTTGAAAACTTGAACCGCTTCTTTCTTGCCTAA
- a CDS encoding allantoin permease: MASLSQHPEVDSSVPSVPSHARMGRLSLSMAWWAVCSAMFYIVVGASLALAYGARNAILGMLLSVACYGLINAVISRYAIRTGLSVALFSRVLFGSAGASLATLIFFSTAIYYAVFEGSVIAVALNHLYPGVSYSLAALLVVLYSVPLIFGGVQHWLDRFNGVLLPFYLFGLLAAVALSIGEYGYQPQWLDFGPVNPPVGGWWDCFSAYMGVWVLMMFTFDYARFGKPEDATWHGRWNFGMPFYLVTFLLNGMAGIYLASSIPQDGALSEVTVVLAILKLMGIWGLLFVWVTQTRINTANYYLATVNMQAFFVEVFRLRAPALAWAVVVGAVVYSLMLADVFAWLLKALAWQGVFVVAWVGVALAHILGKAPLSAGRPARLNGVGLVAWFCGALLGFVLMEVGGSLQSFFAPLTFLVSAGVYAGLRRRPIAPPTAISD; the protein is encoded by the coding sequence ATGGCAAGTCTGTCGCAGCATCCCGAGGTCGATTCGTCCGTTCCAAGTGTTCCCAGCCATGCCCGCATGGGCCGGTTGTCCCTGAGCATGGCCTGGTGGGCCGTGTGCAGTGCCATGTTCTACATCGTGGTCGGCGCTTCGCTGGCGCTGGCCTACGGCGCCCGTAACGCCATCCTTGGCATGCTGCTGTCGGTGGCATGCTACGGGTTGATCAACGCGGTGATCAGTCGCTACGCCATCCGCACTGGGCTTTCGGTGGCGCTGTTTTCACGGGTGCTGTTCGGTAGCGCGGGCGCTTCCCTGGCCACCCTGATTTTCTTCTCCACGGCCATCTACTACGCAGTGTTTGAGGGTTCGGTGATCGCCGTAGCGCTCAATCACCTCTATCCCGGCGTGTCCTATTCGCTGGCTGCGCTGCTGGTGGTGCTCTACAGCGTGCCGCTGATCTTCGGTGGCGTGCAGCACTGGCTGGACCGCTTCAACGGCGTATTGCTGCCGTTCTACCTATTCGGCCTGCTGGCGGCGGTGGCCTTGTCCATCGGTGAGTACGGCTACCAGCCACAGTGGCTAGACTTCGGCCCGGTCAACCCGCCGGTCGGCGGCTGGTGGGATTGCTTCAGCGCATACATGGGCGTCTGGGTGCTGATGATGTTCACCTTCGACTACGCCCGCTTCGGCAAGCCGGAGGACGCCACCTGGCACGGCCGCTGGAACTTCGGCATGCCGTTCTATCTGGTGACCTTCCTGCTCAACGGCATGGCCGGTATCTACCTGGCCAGCAGCATTCCTCAGGACGGTGCGCTCAGCGAAGTCACAGTGGTGCTGGCGATCCTCAAGCTGATGGGCATATGGGGGTTGCTGTTCGTCTGGGTGACGCAGACGCGGATCAACACCGCAAACTACTACCTGGCGACGGTGAACATGCAGGCGTTCTTCGTCGAGGTGTTCCGCCTGCGTGCGCCCGCCCTGGCATGGGCGGTGGTGGTCGGCGCGGTCGTCTACTCGCTGATGCTGGCGGACGTGTTCGCCTGGCTGCTCAAGGCGTTGGCCTGGCAGGGCGTATTCGTGGTGGCCTGGGTCGGCGTGGCACTGGCGCACATCCTTGGCAAGGCGCCTTTGTCGGCGGGCAGGCCGGCGCGGCTGAACGGCGTGGGGCTGGTCGCCTGGTTTTGCGGGGCACTACTGGGCTTCGTGCTGATGGAGGTGGGAGGCTCCCTGCAGTCCTTCTTCGCGCCACTGACCTTCCTGGTGTCGGCCGGGGTCTATGCCGGGCTGCGCCGCCGTCCTATCGCGCCGCCGACGGCTATCTCGGATTGA
- a CDS encoding ComF family protein, which yields MRFPTWRPIWWRPRVQCLLCGGPAEHADLPLCTGCDDDLPWLAGHCSICALPLPATGLTCAQCLRRSPSFQRVETPLRYGFPVDALVTRFKHQSDAPSGRLLGQLLERHLLHAFGEGLVRPDRLIPVPLSRRRERHRGFNQAALLAGWLSGPLGVPVDNRLVQRPQDTPAQQGLDAATRKRNLRNAFALADGANLEGLHLALVDDVLTTGATAERIARLLRRAGARRVDVYCLARTPAPE from the coding sequence ATGCGATTTCCCACGTGGCGCCCGATCTGGTGGCGCCCTCGCGTGCAATGCCTTTTATGTGGCGGACCGGCGGAGCACGCCGACCTGCCGCTCTGTACTGGCTGTGATGACGACTTGCCCTGGCTCGCCGGGCACTGCTCGATCTGTGCTCTTCCCCTGCCCGCCACCGGACTGACATGCGCCCAATGCCTGCGGCGCTCGCCCAGCTTCCAGCGCGTCGAAACACCGCTGCGCTACGGCTTTCCCGTCGACGCGCTGGTTACCCGCTTCAAGCACCAGTCCGATGCGCCCTCCGGCAGATTGCTCGGCCAGTTACTGGAACGCCATCTGCTGCACGCCTTCGGCGAGGGATTGGTGCGGCCGGATCGACTGATTCCCGTACCCCTCTCCCGCCGACGCGAACGTCACCGCGGCTTCAACCAGGCCGCGCTGCTGGCCGGCTGGCTCAGCGGCCCCCTGGGCGTGCCTGTGGATAACCGCCTCGTCCAGCGACCGCAGGACACCCCGGCCCAGCAGGGACTGGACGCCGCCACGCGCAAGCGCAATCTGCGCAACGCCTTCGCCCTGGCCGACGGCGCGAACCTTGAAGGCCTGCACCTGGCCCTGGTGGACGACGTGCTGACCACCGGCGCCACCGCCGAGCGCATCGCCCGTCTGTTGCGCCGCGCGGGTGCGCGACGGGTCGACGTCTACTGCCTGGCGCGCACGCCAGCCCCGGAATAG
- a CDS encoding alpha/beta fold hydrolase has protein sequence MRDQLILLPGWGLGSAPLEPLRDALLEQAPHLNVQIEPLPVDADPSVWLEELDDNVAHDAWIAGWSLGGMLGAELAARRGESCRGLITLASNVCFRRREDWPDAMANDVFEDFFEAFLLEPHLVRKRFTLLVSQGARDARTLARQLQVALPQMNVEGLTAGLQLLGRLDTRAALGRYPGPQLHLFAGNDALVPASAADALLDWLPDIEVNLLPGTSHGLPLELPDEVAGAILRFIHEGDDA, from the coding sequence ATGCGTGACCAACTGATCCTGCTGCCCGGCTGGGGCCTGGGCAGCGCGCCGCTGGAACCGTTGCGTGATGCGCTGCTGGAGCAGGCGCCGCACCTGAACGTGCAGATCGAGCCGCTGCCGGTGGATGCCGATCCGAGTGTCTGGCTCGAGGAGCTGGACGACAACGTCGCTCACGACGCCTGGATCGCCGGCTGGTCGCTGGGCGGCATGCTCGGCGCCGAACTGGCCGCGCGCCGGGGCGAGTCCTGCCGTGGGCTGATCACGCTGGCCAGCAATGTCTGCTTCCGCCGCCGCGAGGACTGGCCGGATGCAATGGCGAATGATGTGTTCGAGGACTTCTTCGAAGCCTTCCTGCTGGAACCGCATCTGGTGCGCAAGCGCTTCACCCTGCTGGTCAGCCAGGGCGCCCGCGATGCGCGTACCCTGGCGCGCCAGCTGCAGGTGGCACTGCCGCAGATGAATGTCGAAGGTCTCACCGCCGGTCTGCAGTTGCTGGGGCGGCTCGATACCCGCGCCGCGCTCGGACGTTATCCCGGCCCGCAACTGCACCTGTTCGCCGGCAACGATGCGCTGGTGCCGGCGAGCGCCGCCGATGCCTTGCTGGACTGGCTTCCGGACATCGAGGTCAACCTGTTGCCCGGCACCAGCCACGGGCTGCCGTTAGAGCTGCCGGACGAGGTGGCCGGCGCCATCCTGCGTTTCATCCACGAGGGCGACGATGCCTGA
- a CDS encoding LysR family transcriptional regulator, protein MAFTLRQVRYFVATAEVGQISQAAINLHISQSAVTSAIQELEGLLGASLFTRTAQGMLLTDSGRHFLNHAYSILRSVEDALNSPLPDTHISGSLSVAASYTVMGYFLPHHLQRLAQWYPGLRMHLHEQERVDIERGLLDGHYEMAVVLTGNLTEARIASETLFSSTRRLWLPARHPLSERSAVGLADVAKQPYILLTVDEAGQSSLRYWQASGQEPRVILRTSSVEAVRSMVANGSGVAILSDLVYRPWSLEGKRIETLSLVDPVPSMSVGLAWCRERELTPAMLAFREYFRQSFLAPQLSSTRR, encoded by the coding sequence ATGGCTTTCACCCTGCGCCAGGTGCGCTACTTCGTCGCCACCGCCGAGGTCGGACAGATTTCCCAGGCGGCGATCAACCTGCATATTTCGCAGTCGGCGGTGACCAGCGCGATCCAGGAACTGGAAGGCCTGCTGGGCGCCTCCCTGTTCACCCGTACCGCACAGGGCATGCTGCTCACCGACAGCGGCCGGCATTTCCTCAATCACGCCTATTCGATCCTGCGCAGCGTGGAGGACGCGCTTAACAGCCCGCTGCCCGATACCCATATCAGCGGCAGCCTCAGCGTCGCCGCCAGTTACACAGTGATGGGCTACTTCCTGCCGCACCACCTGCAGCGCCTGGCGCAGTGGTATCCGGGCCTGCGCATGCACCTGCACGAGCAGGAGCGGGTGGACATCGAGCGCGGGCTGCTCGATGGCCACTACGAAATGGCCGTAGTGCTCACCGGCAACCTGACCGAAGCGCGGATCGCCTCGGAAACGCTGTTCAGTTCGACCCGCCGGCTCTGGCTGCCGGCGCGCCATCCACTCAGCGAACGCTCCGCCGTTGGGCTGGCGGATGTCGCCAAGCAGCCGTACATCCTGCTCACCGTCGATGAGGCAGGACAGTCGTCATTGCGCTATTGGCAGGCCAGCGGCCAGGAGCCGCGGGTGATCCTGCGCACCAGTTCGGTGGAAGCGGTGCGCAGCATGGTCGCCAACGGTTCGGGCGTGGCTATCCTTTCCGATCTGGTCTATCGCCCCTGGTCGCTGGAAGGCAAGCGCATCGAGACCCTGTCACTGGTCGATCCCGTACCGTCAATGAGCGTCGGCTTGGCCTGGTGCCGCGAGCGCGAGCTGACCCCAGCCATGCTGGCCTTCCGCGAATACTTCCGGCAGTCGTTCCTGGCGCCGCAACTGAGCAGCACACGGCGCTGA
- a CDS encoding 5-oxoprolinase subunit PxpA, whose translation MNTVDLNSDMGEGFGPWTIGDGVDQAIMPLISSANIATGFHAGDPNIMRRTVELALEHGVGIGAHPGFRDLVGFGRRHINAPASELINDMLYQLGALREFARLHGAKLQHIKPHGALYMHLARDEQAAREFVETLQRIDPQLMLFCMPGSATWRAAQALGQPTVREFYADRDYDTSGSIVFIRRVKALDPQEVAAKVLCACQEGRVRTVEGDDIEIAFDSICIHSDTPGALALVEAIRAVLLGAGIAIKAPR comes from the coding sequence ATGAATACAGTCGATCTCAATTCCGACATGGGCGAAGGCTTCGGTCCCTGGACCATCGGCGATGGCGTGGACCAGGCGATCATGCCGCTGATCAGCAGCGCCAACATCGCCACCGGCTTCCATGCTGGCGATCCGAACATCATGCGCCGCACTGTCGAGCTGGCCCTCGAACACGGCGTCGGTATAGGTGCTCATCCCGGCTTCCGCGATCTGGTCGGTTTCGGCCGCCGGCACATCAACGCGCCGGCCAGCGAATTGATCAACGACATGCTCTACCAGCTCGGCGCACTGCGTGAATTCGCCCGCCTGCACGGCGCGAAACTGCAGCACATCAAGCCCCACGGCGCGCTGTACATGCACCTGGCGCGCGACGAACAGGCCGCCCGAGAGTTCGTCGAGACCCTGCAGCGCATCGACCCGCAACTGATGCTGTTCTGCATGCCCGGTTCCGCCACCTGGCGCGCCGCCCAGGCGCTGGGCCAGCCGACGGTACGCGAGTTCTACGCCGACCGCGATTACGACACCAGCGGCTCCATCGTCTTCATCCGCCGGGTCAAGGCGCTCGACCCGCAGGAGGTCGCCGCCAAGGTGCTGTGTGCCTGTCAGGAAGGTCGTGTTCGCACGGTCGAAGGCGACGACATCGAGATCGCCTTCGACTCGATCTGCATCCACAGCGACACCCCCGGCGCCCTGGCGCTGGTCGAGGCGATCCGTGCGGTCCTGCTGGGCGCCGGCATCGCCATCAAGGCGCCGCGCTGA
- a CDS encoding allophanate hydrolase subunit 1, giving the protein MHEQIRYSFGGDEHLFAEVAESMSLEAFFRGMAVTRAIEQQSIPGVLDVCLANASFQVRFNPDLIAPQDLLQRVRELESQATTERRIQTRIIEIPVLYNDPWTHETLMRFRDRHQAPDSTDLEYAAKVNGYQDVQAFIAAHSGTPWFVSMVGFVAGLPFMYQMVERERQLQVPKYLRPRTDTPKLTLGHGGCFGCIYSVRGAGGYQMFGVTPAPIYDPQQSLGYLKDSMVFFRAGDIVQFKPIDRPEYDRAVAAVEAGSFDLRIRPVQFDLDAFLNDPQGCQQRLQEVLHVA; this is encoded by the coding sequence ATGCACGAGCAGATCCGCTACAGCTTCGGCGGCGACGAGCACCTGTTCGCCGAGGTCGCCGAATCCATGTCGTTGGAAGCCTTCTTCCGTGGCATGGCCGTCACCCGCGCCATCGAGCAGCAGTCGATCCCCGGCGTGCTTGACGTGTGCCTGGCCAACGCCTCGTTCCAGGTGCGCTTCAATCCCGACCTGATCGCCCCGCAGGATTTGCTCCAACGGGTGCGCGAGTTGGAGTCGCAGGCGACGACCGAGCGCCGCATCCAGACGCGGATCATCGAGATCCCGGTGCTGTACAACGACCCCTGGACCCACGAGACGCTGATGCGCTTCCGTGACCGTCACCAGGCCCCGGATTCCACCGACCTCGAGTACGCGGCGAAGGTCAACGGCTACCAGGACGTCCAAGCCTTCATCGCGGCGCACAGCGGCACGCCGTGGTTCGTCTCGATGGTCGGTTTCGTCGCCGGCCTGCCGTTCATGTACCAGATGGTCGAGCGCGAGCGGCAGTTGCAGGTTCCCAAGTACCTGCGCCCGCGTACCGACACGCCGAAGCTGACCCTCGGCCACGGCGGCTGCTTCGGCTGCATCTATTCAGTGCGTGGCGCTGGCGGCTACCAGATGTTCGGCGTCACCCCGGCGCCGATCTACGACCCGCAACAGAGCCTCGGCTATCTGAAGGACTCCATGGTGTTCTTCCGCGCGGGCGACATCGTGCAGTTCAAGCCCATCGACCGCCCCGAGTACGACCGGGCAGTTGCTGCGGTGGAGGCGGGCAGCTTCGACCTGCGCATTCGCCCGGTGCAGTTCGACCTCGACGCTTTCCTCAACGATCCGCAAGGCTGCCAGCAGCGCCTGCAGGAGGTGCTCCATGTCGCTTAA
- the bioB gene encoding biotin synthase BioB, producing the protein MSATAAQVTRHDWTLAEVRALFEQPFNDLLFQAQTMHRAHFDPNRVQVSTLLSIKTGACPEDCKYCPQSGHYNTGLDKEKLMEVQKVLQAAAEAKAIGSTRFCMGAAWKHPSAKDMPYVLEMVKGVKKLGLETCMTLGKLTQEQTQSLAEAGLDYYNHNLDTSPEFYGNIITTRTYGERLQTLAYVREAGMKICSGGILGMGESVDDRAGLLIQLANLPEHPESVPINMLVKVKGTPLAEEKDVDPFDFIRTLAVARIMMPKSHVRLSAGREQMNEQMQALAFMAGANSIFYGEKLLTTTNPQAEKDMQLFARLGIKPEEREEHADEVHQAAIEQALVEQRDSQLFYNAASA; encoded by the coding sequence ATGAGTGCCACCGCAGCCCAAGTAACCCGCCACGACTGGACTCTCGCCGAAGTCCGCGCCCTGTTCGAGCAGCCGTTCAACGATCTGCTGTTCCAGGCCCAGACCATGCACCGCGCGCATTTCGACCCGAATCGCGTGCAGGTTTCCACTCTGCTGTCGATCAAGACCGGCGCCTGCCCGGAGGACTGCAAATATTGCCCGCAGTCCGGCCATTACAACACCGGCCTGGACAAGGAAAAGCTGATGGAAGTGCAGAAGGTGCTGCAGGCCGCCGCCGAAGCCAAGGCCATCGGCTCGACCCGCTTCTGCATGGGCGCCGCCTGGAAGCACCCGTCCGCCAAGGACATGCCCTACGTGCTGGAAATGGTGAAGGGCGTGAAGAAGCTCGGCCTGGAAACCTGCATGACCCTGGGCAAGCTGACCCAGGAGCAGACCCAGTCCCTGGCCGAAGCGGGCCTGGACTACTACAACCACAACCTCGATACCTCGCCGGAGTTCTACGGCAACATCATCACCACCCGCACCTACGGCGAGCGCCTGCAGACCCTGGCGTACGTACGCGAGGCGGGGATGAAGATCTGCTCCGGCGGCATCCTCGGCATGGGCGAGTCGGTGGACGACCGCGCGGGCCTGCTGATCCAGCTGGCCAACCTGCCCGAGCACCCGGAATCGGTGCCGATCAACATGCTGGTGAAGGTCAAGGGCACCCCGCTGGCCGAGGAGAAGGACGTCGATCCGTTCGACTTCATCCGCACCCTGGCGGTTGCCCGCATCATGATGCCGAAATCCCACGTGCGCCTGTCCGCGGGCCGCGAGCAGATGAACGAGCAGATGCAGGCCCTGGCCTTCATGGCCGGCGCCAACTCGATCTTCTACGGCGAGAAGCTTCTGACCACCACCAACCCGCAGGCCGAGAAGGACATGCAGTTGTTCGCGCGCCTGGGCATCAAGCCCGAAGAGCGCGAGGAGCACGCCGACGAGGTGCACCAGGCTGCCATCGAGCAGGCGCTGGTGGAACAACGCGACTCCCAGCTGTTCTATAACGCGGCTTCGGCTTGA